The proteins below are encoded in one region of Drosophila santomea strain STO CAGO 1482 chromosome 2R, Prin_Dsan_1.1, whole genome shotgun sequence:
- the LOC120444308 gene encoding sorting nexin-29 yields MSSLFRSLNHFSSKRENVVKEALINTLNENAREIEFEVKQKSLEVLGLCEQTSALCTTLEALFLHGLKDSFLSATFNVIAGDVERRPDPSFWSPCMVFMHKQVIEQVQGLSQITSETGQCRAWVRQSLNESVFSSYLNNMRKNGSALSQYYKRNALVRDSEGLETAAKIMESLEAYVQFDLPVNSSLLNQWPDFSLQLSDLWTPALKSCPISSGVDVASSLGSDIKAIPTPQPLQTNELFSDSISNSPFSRNSNFGVPELSQRENLDLLIQKFDEMDVINEEQAGSDKVEATKMAEQEAPSGSKAWSRKKSIRQVDSSSFAELDLEAPSLLPQGSNSLSNLMQTSWSGDLEATPTSPTEELTGSRFFQRSVSVSSSVSLRSPNTDRCSYNALLRKHESNRESGAGWSEIWEKFRASASNLNVAQPQRETEQPISEDLSDLQSLDTNSEFELLTSEFDMVELQQMVSQLCQLAREPGLDAQGFLCKSCQHPLGIGYSNFQVCAFSGGYYCNSCMDVEMQLIPARIIYNWDFRRYSVSKRAATFLAEFRSHPFLDMQLLNPRIYFASDAMAELQSLRIRLNFIRAYLYTCAPSSIELLQIQFSGKEYLYEHIHLYSIADLALIQRGVLCQQLQKAFKLGEAHVLKCRLCHLKGFICEICQSPRVLYPFHISTTFRCLPCGAVFHAECLNEKQPCPKCERIRKREDHGLQEAVQCLKQKNEVA; encoded by the exons ATGAGCTCCCTGTTCCGCAGCCTCAACCACTTTTCGTCGAAACGGGAGAATGTCGTGAAGGAGGCGCTCATCAATACACTGAACGAAAATGCACGCGAGATCGAGTTCGAGGTGAAGCAAAAGAGTTTGG AGGTCCTGGGACTATGTGAACAGACCAGCGCCCTGTGCACCACCCTGGAGGCCCTGTTCCTGCATGGGCTGAAGGACTCATTCCTGTCGGCCACCTTCAATGTCATCGCTGGCGATGTGGAACGCAGACCCGATCCCAGCTTCTGGTCGCCCTGCATGGTCTTCATGCACAAGCAGGTGATCGAGCAGGTGCAGGGCCTCAGCCAGATCACCTCGGAGACGGGACAGTGCCGCGCCTGGGTGCGCCAGTCGCTCAACGAGTCGGTGTTCTCCTCCTATCTGAACAACATGCGCAAGAACGGATCGGCACTGTCTCAGTACTACAAGCGGAACGCCCTTGTCAGGGACTCCGAGGGTCTGGAGACGGCCGCCAAGATTATGGAGAGCCTGGAGGCCTATGTGCAATTCGATCTGCCAGTGAACTCCAGCCTGCTGAACCAGTGGCCCGACTTCTCCCTGCAGCTATCTGATCTCTGGACACCTGCTCTGAAGTCTTGCCCG ATTAGCAGCGGAGTTGATGTGGCCAGCTCGCTTGGCTCCGATATCAAAGCCATACCGACGCCTCAGCCCCTGCAGACCAATGAGCTGTTCTCGGACTCCATTTCGAATAGCCCCTTTAGCAGGAATAGCAACTTTGGTGTTCCCGAACTTAGCCAGCGGGAGAACCTGGACCTGCTAATACAAAAGTTCGACGAAATGGATGTGATAAACGAGGAGCAGGCAGGCAGTGATAAAGTGGAAGCGACTAAAATGGCAGAGCAGGAAGCTCCATCGGGCAGTAAGGCGTGGTCGCGGAAAAAGTCCATCCGTCAAGTGGACAGCAGCTCCTTCGCCGAACTGGATCTTGAGGCACCCTCTCTTCTGCCCCAGGGCAGTAATTCTCTGTCCAATCTGATGCAAACCTCATGGTCTGGTGACCTGGAGGCAACTCCCACTTCACCCACCGAGGAACTGACGGGATCTAGGTTTTTCCAGCGATCTGTGAGCGTCAGTAGTTCGGTCAGTCTGCGTTCTCCAAATACGGACAGGTGCAGCTACAATGCGCTGTTGCGAAAGCACGAGAGCAACCGGGAAAGTGGGGCCGGATGGTCGGAGATCTGGGAGAAGTTTCGGGCCAGTGCCTCCAATCTCAATGTTGCTCAGCCCCAGCGAGAAACCGAACAGCCCATTTCAGAAGATCTAAGTGATCTGCAGTCACTGGAC ACCAACTCGGAGTTTGAGCTGCTCACCTCCGAGTTTGACATGGTGGAGCTGCAGCAAATGGTGTCCCAACTGTGTCAACTAGCTCGAGAGCCGGGCCTGGATGCCCAGGGTTTCCTGTGCAAGAGCTGCCAGCATCCGCTGGGCATCGGTTACTCCAACTTTCA GGTTTGCGCCTTTAGTGGTGGCTACTACTGCAACAGCTGCATGGATGTGGAGATGCAACTGATACCCGCTCGCATTATTTACAATTGGGATTTTCGAAGGTACAGCGTGAGCAAGCGAGCAGCCACTTTCCTGGCCGAATTCCGATCGCACCCGTTCCTGGACATGCAGCTACTGAACCCGAGAATATATTTTGCCTCCGATGCCATGGCTGAATTGCAATCCCTGCGAATCCGACTGAACTTCATACGGGCTTATTTGTATACCTGTGCTCCAAGTAGCATAGAGCTTCTCCAAATTCAGTTCTCTGGCAAGGAGTACCTGTACGAGCATATTCATCTGTACTCCATAGCAGATTTGGCTCTTATTCAGCGCGGTGTGCTATgtcagcagctgcagaagGCCTTCAAACTGGGCGAAGCGCATGTCTTAAAGTGCAGACTATGCCACCTGAAAGGATTCATCTGCGAGATCTGCCAGAGTCCAAGGGTGCTGTATCCCTTTCACATCAGCACTACATTCAGA TGCCTGCCATGTGGAGCCGTATTCCATGCAGAGTGCTTGAATGAGAAGCAGCCATGTCCCAAGTGTGAAAGAATACGTAAGCGCGAGGATCACGGTCTCCAGGAGGCGGTGCAATGTCTCAAGCAGAAGAATGAGGTTGCCTAA